In Pseudofrankia saprophytica, one genomic interval encodes:
- a CDS encoding acyl-CoA dehydrogenase family protein — MLSEFNEDQRLWQSTVRDVLTKECTPALVRAVADTGADTDGLWRTYASLGWTQLVDPSETVELGIVLEELGRAVDPTPFLATMSQFVPLAPDVAEPTQTGTAVHEGITARRDGDGWVLDGTAHRVLDGDRADWLAVVTTEGVFAVPAASVTTRRAAIFDPLLHVAEVTLTGIRVTADARTGADPAKAREHALTGLAMTMVGASQRVLDLVLDHARTRQQFGVPIGSFQAVKHKAADMHVAIERARALAYFAALTIAEDDPRRRLAASMAKAAAGECQSLVFRHGLQLFGGMGYTWENDLQFALKRAKAGEALLGGADEHRSLIAEEHRSLVAEGSLSVTPGTGAAGGAKEDHSHTSVSAPEKGGEHRAAHV, encoded by the coding sequence ATGCTGTCTGAGTTCAACGAGGATCAACGGCTATGGCAGAGCACCGTCCGTGACGTGCTCACCAAGGAGTGCACACCCGCGCTGGTCCGCGCCGTCGCCGACACGGGGGCCGACACCGATGGCCTGTGGCGGACCTACGCCAGCCTCGGCTGGACCCAGCTCGTCGATCCCAGCGAGACCGTCGAGCTCGGGATCGTCCTGGAGGAGCTGGGCCGGGCCGTCGACCCGACGCCGTTCCTGGCGACGATGAGCCAGTTCGTGCCGCTGGCACCCGACGTCGCCGAGCCGACGCAGACCGGCACCGCGGTCCACGAGGGGATCACGGCCCGCCGCGACGGCGACGGCTGGGTGCTCGACGGCACCGCGCACCGCGTGCTCGACGGCGACCGGGCCGACTGGCTCGCCGTCGTCACCACCGAGGGAGTCTTCGCCGTCCCCGCCGCGTCGGTGACGACCCGGCGGGCCGCGATCTTCGACCCGTTGCTGCACGTCGCCGAGGTCACGCTGACCGGCATCCGGGTCACCGCCGACGCGCGGACCGGCGCCGACCCGGCGAAGGCCCGCGAGCACGCCCTCACCGGCCTGGCGATGACCATGGTCGGCGCCAGCCAGCGCGTGCTCGACCTGGTGCTGGACCATGCCAGGACCCGCCAGCAGTTCGGCGTGCCGATCGGCTCGTTCCAGGCGGTCAAGCACAAGGCGGCCGACATGCACGTGGCGATCGAGCGCGCCCGGGCCCTGGCCTACTTCGCGGCACTGACCATCGCGGAAGACGACCCGCGGCGCCGGCTCGCGGCCTCGATGGCGAAGGCGGCGGCCGGCGAATGCCAGTCGCTTGTGTTCCGCCACGGCCTGCAGCTGTTCGGCGGCATGGGCTACACCTGGGAGAACGACCTCCAGTTCGCCCTCAAGCGGGCCAAGGCCGGCGAGGCCCTCCTCGGCGGGGCGGACGAGCACCGATCTCTGATCGCCGAGGAGCACCGATCCCTGGTCGCCGAGGGAAGCCTGTCAGTGACTCCGGGGACGGGGGCCGCCGGAGGTGCGAAAGAAGATCATTCGCATACCTCCGTCAGCGCTCCTGAGAAGGGTGGCGAGCACCGTGCGGCTCACGTTTGA
- a CDS encoding acyl-CoA dehydrogenase family protein has protein sequence MRLTFDDDVEEFRAEFVAFLDANAPSADEADRASRSSADVPEWARRWQRLQFDAGWLLPGNPPEFGGRSATILQQYVHREELSKRRITHSFNPQGVGIIAASVLTFGTPEQKRRWAVPLLRAEITGALGMSEPGAGSDLAGLRTRAILDGDHFVVNGQKVWTSGAHDADVLLAFVRTDPDAPKHKGISVLLIPTDTPGVTRRPFGSITSPDDLDFNEVFFDNARVPAENLIGELGGGWKVANGSLGHERTLLWMLFAERLADLVEDFHPVTTLDKDRYATLVMDAHALRWMGSAALSREDRGEQDVAALSVLKLFGSEAAQAGTEAAFEAAGIAALDHPTRTGPESHLTAMDYLGSWFERYARTFGGTIAGGTSEIQRNVIAERVLGLPRG, from the coding sequence GTGCGGCTCACGTTTGACGACGACGTCGAGGAGTTCCGCGCCGAGTTCGTGGCGTTCCTCGATGCGAACGCGCCCAGCGCCGACGAGGCCGACCGCGCGTCGCGCTCCAGCGCCGACGTGCCGGAGTGGGCCCGGCGCTGGCAGCGCCTCCAGTTCGACGCCGGCTGGCTGCTGCCCGGCAACCCGCCCGAGTTCGGCGGCCGGAGCGCGACCATCCTCCAGCAGTACGTCCACCGCGAGGAGCTGTCGAAGCGGCGGATCACCCACAGCTTCAACCCGCAGGGCGTCGGCATCATCGCGGCCTCCGTACTGACCTTCGGCACGCCGGAGCAGAAGCGCCGCTGGGCGGTGCCGCTCCTGCGCGCCGAGATCACCGGTGCCCTCGGGATGAGCGAGCCGGGCGCCGGCTCCGACCTCGCCGGGCTGCGAACCCGGGCGATCCTGGACGGCGACCACTTCGTCGTCAACGGGCAGAAGGTGTGGACGTCGGGCGCGCACGACGCGGATGTCCTGCTGGCCTTCGTGCGCACCGACCCGGACGCGCCCAAGCACAAGGGCATCAGCGTCCTGCTGATCCCGACCGACACCCCCGGGGTGACCCGACGGCCGTTTGGGTCGATCACCAGCCCGGACGACCTTGACTTCAACGAGGTCTTCTTCGACAACGCCCGCGTGCCGGCGGAGAACCTGATCGGCGAGCTGGGCGGCGGCTGGAAGGTCGCCAACGGCTCGCTCGGGCATGAGCGCACCCTGCTGTGGATGCTGTTCGCCGAGCGACTGGCGGACCTGGTCGAGGACTTCCACCCGGTCACGACGCTCGACAAGGACCGCTACGCCACCCTGGTGATGGACGCCCACGCGCTGCGTTGGATGGGGTCGGCGGCGCTCTCCAGGGAGGACCGCGGCGAGCAGGACGTCGCCGCCCTGTCGGTGCTGAAGCTGTTCGGGTCCGAGGCGGCGCAGGCAGGCACGGAGGCGGCGTTCGAGGCGGCGGGCATCGCGGCGCTCGACCACCCGACACGCACCGGCCCGGAGTCGCACCTGACCGCGATGGACTATCTCGGCAGCTGGTTCGAGCGGTACGCCCGCACGTTCGGGGGCACGATCGCCGGCGGCACGTCGGAGATCCAGCGGAACGTCATCGCCGAGCGGGTGCTCGGCCTGCCCCGCGGCTGA
- a CDS encoding acyl-CoA dehydrogenase family protein, with amino-acid sequence MTIDLSPEPAVADLAERTARFVREVVLPVEARHPAGTPSEAVRRELQDAARGAGLFAPHVAAEYGGHGLDMRGRAAVFEEAGYALLGPLALNIAAPDEGNMHMLELIATPEQKERYLRPLATGEIRSCFAMTEPAPGAGSDPRALATRAERISGGWRINGRKWFITGADGTGFAICMARTSGEPGAEGGATMFLVDADNPGMKIVRHIETLDQTFYGGHAEVLFDNCDVPDDAVLGEVDEGFRYAQVRLGPARMTHCMRWLGIANHARDIAVRRAGERELFGSRLGELGMVQQMIADSEIDIAAARGLILQASWELDQGRSGAQSTAIAKTFCAEAIWRVVDRSLQICGSLGVSGDIPLGRFLREVRPFRIYDGPSETHRWAIARRVLRRHTPAAAR; translated from the coding sequence ATGACCATCGACCTCTCCCCCGAACCGGCCGTCGCCGACCTCGCCGAGCGGACCGCGCGGTTCGTCCGCGAGGTGGTGCTCCCGGTCGAGGCGCGCCACCCGGCCGGCACGCCGTCGGAGGCGGTGCGCCGCGAGCTGCAGGACGCGGCCCGCGGCGCGGGCCTGTTCGCCCCGCACGTCGCCGCCGAGTACGGCGGTCACGGGCTCGACATGCGCGGCCGGGCCGCCGTGTTCGAGGAGGCCGGGTACGCCCTGCTCGGCCCGCTCGCCCTCAACATCGCCGCTCCCGACGAGGGCAACATGCACATGCTGGAGCTGATCGCGACGCCGGAGCAGAAGGAGCGCTACCTTCGCCCGCTGGCGACCGGCGAGATCAGGTCCTGCTTCGCGATGACCGAGCCCGCGCCGGGAGCCGGCTCGGACCCCCGCGCGCTGGCCACCCGTGCCGAGCGGATCAGCGGCGGGTGGCGCATCAACGGTCGCAAGTGGTTCATCACCGGTGCCGACGGCACGGGGTTCGCGATCTGCATGGCCCGCACGTCGGGCGAGCCTGGGGCCGAGGGCGGCGCGACGATGTTCCTGGTCGACGCGGACAACCCCGGCATGAAGATCGTGCGGCACATCGAGACCCTCGACCAGACCTTCTACGGCGGCCACGCCGAGGTGCTCTTCGACAACTGCGACGTGCCCGACGACGCCGTGCTCGGCGAGGTCGACGAGGGATTCCGCTACGCGCAGGTCCGCCTCGGCCCGGCCAGGATGACGCACTGCATGCGCTGGCTCGGCATCGCCAACCATGCCCGCGACATCGCGGTCCGCCGGGCCGGCGAGCGCGAGCTGTTCGGCTCCCGGCTGGGCGAGCTGGGCATGGTGCAGCAGATGATCGCCGACAGCGAGATCGACATCGCCGCCGCGCGGGGCCTCATCCTGCAGGCGAGCTGGGAGCTGGACCAGGGCCGCTCGGGCGCCCAGTCGACGGCGATAGCCAAGACGTTCTGCGCCGAGGCGATCTGGCGGGTGGTGGACCGCTCGCTGCAGATCTGCGGTTCGCTCGGGGTCTCGGGCGACATCCCGCTCGGCCGGTTCCTGCGTGAGGTTCGCCCGTTCCGGATCTACGACGGGCCGTCCGAGACGCACCGGTGGGCCATCGCCCGCCGGGTCCTGCGCCGGCACACCCCGGCGGCGGCCCGATGA